One genomic window of Ciona intestinalis chromosome 7, KH, whole genome shotgun sequence includes the following:
- the LOC100185842 gene encoding monocarboxylate transporter 5-like has translation MVEQFQLLSQNEDQDNATTQANDVDSMTSPNHDVTEQHETRNGGTTSPSVTFSNGFLFDDVLGSRDVMSSPTASRMTLGFGSLDIVMANDKTRSPQHVTKEDGGSVIPEKPQRWGWVVVVASWVVMIPIAGVLASFGNIVSSLTEEFNATKLEAGWIGSLAFSFTVGTCPLSTPLMTVYGARKVGFVGVVGASISVFVTSFTPVLHLMFLTYSAMLGIFANFVYNTAMNLTGQYFPNKHQALATCLASAGVSFGTLLINPLTEYLIRIIGWRHTLKVMSGMIAVVGGVCVATFKPVKTQEQKLQTKIRKAVKQGKEATAEALIEKKVGSLSRVDIEAVTESIQHMHTESRMSLAAQEIKKNVMDKSVWDCSFCSNPAFILWMLGTLFWSISFLFPFIFLIDYMGTIGITGSSSAWVLTAYGIAEFGGRLLCALTAGKIKFSLAYVYAASAAFVGVATILAPQGKTLGVMYAYAISAGINSGILNSLMYVTTMQLFGNEKGRHVWGYINVMLALGMVTGPVAAGGIYDATKSYSTSFYMGGGLFILCSIVMLLIPISLRHFPQNEEPEQQVVKMKPPRPPHPTTGSIVKPGALRRLAQHQAAIKSSKSKWNGEVEEHLQALDEIEEEVNRNSHVTETDQSEGAKDPLV, from the exons ATGGTTGAGCAGTTTCAACTTTTGTCTCAAAACGAAGACCAAGACAATGCAACCACACAAGCTAATGACGTAGACAGCATGACGTCACCAAATCATGACGTCACGGAGCAGCACGAAACTAGGAATGGCGGCACAACGAGTCCGAGCGTAACTTTCAGCAACGGATTTTTGTTTGATGACGTATTAGGCAGCCGTGATGTGATGTCATCACCTACTGCGTCACGAATGACGTTGGGCTTCGGTTCCTTAGACATTGTGATGGCGAACGACAAGACAAGGTCGCCTCAACACGTCACTAAGGAGGATGGTGGAAG CGTCATACCCGAGAAACCACAACGATGGGGGTGGGTTGTGGTGGTCGCTTCATGGGTTGTCATGATACCAATAGCGGGGGTGCTGGCGAGTTTCGGGAACATCGTGTCTTCGCTCACAGAGGAGTTCAACGCTACAAAGCTAGAAGCAG GTTGGATTGGATCTCTTGCCTTCAGCTTCACTGTTGGCACCTGTCCCCTCAGCACCCCCCTAATGACTGTATATGGAGCAAGGAAGGTGGGGTTTGTGGGCGTGGTGGGAGCGTCGATAAGTgtctttgtgacatcatttaCACCTGTATTACACCTCATGTTTCTTACCTACAG TGCCATGCTGGGAATATTTGCCAACTTTGTCTACAACACTGCCATGAATCTAACTGGCCAATACTTCCCCAACAAACACCAAGCTTTGGCAACTTGTCTTGCATCTGCTGGGGTTTCATTCG gcaCCCTCCTAATCAACCCCCTCACTGAATACTTGATACGCATCATTGGTTGGAGGCATACCCTCAAAGTTATGTCTGGTATGATAGCAGTGGTGGGCGGGGTGTGCGTCGCAACGTTTAAACCAGTGAAGACACAAGAGCAGAAGTTACAAACCAAGATACGAAAGGCTGTGAAGCAAGGCAAGGAAGCGACAGCAGAAGCGCTGATTGAAAAGAAAGTCGGATCTTTGTCAAGag TTGACATAGAAGCTGTGACGGAATCGATCCAACACATGCACACAGAGAGTCGTATGAGTTTGGCCGCACAGGAAATTAAGAAGAATGTGATGGACAAGAGCGTGTGGGATTGTTCCTTCTGTAGCAACCCTGCGTTTATATTATGGATGTTGGGGACTTTGTTCTGGAGCATCTCATTTCTCTTCCCATTCATTTTCCTG ATTGATTACATGGGAACAATTGGAATAACTGGCAGTTCATCAGCGTGGGTGCTTACAGCTTATGGAATAGCAGAGTTTGGTGGAAGGTTACTGTGTGCGCTGACAGCTGGAAAGATTAAGTTCAGCCTTGCCTATGTGTACGCTGCCAGCGCTGCGTTTGTGGGGGTGGCTACTATACTTGCCCCACAGGGAAAAACACTGGGAGTAATGTACGCGTACGCAATAT CTGCCGGAATCAACTCTGGAATCCTAAACTCGTTGATGTATGTGACAACAATGCAATTGTTTGGTAATGAAAAGGGGAGGCATGTGTGGGGTTACATCAATGTTATGCTGGCTTTAG GCATGGTCACTGGCCCAGTAGCAGCAGGGGGAATATACGATGCAACAAAATCGTATTCCACTTCATTTTACATGGGTGGtggattatttatattatgttccATTGTCATGCTACTTATCCCAATCTCGTTGCGACATTTCCCACAAAATGAAGAACCTGAGCAACAAGTTGTCAAAATGAAGCCACCCCGCCCCCCACACCCTACCACCGGGTCCATCGTAAAACCAGGCGCCTTGCGGAGGCTAGCTCAACACCAGGCGGCGATAAAGAGCTCAAAATCGAAATGGAACGGGGAGGTTGAGGAACATCTTCAAGCGTTGGATGAAATTGAAGAAGAAGTGAACCGGAACAGTCATGTGACAGAGACCGACCAATCAGAAGGGGCAAAAGATCCTTtggtttga